A region of the Bacteroidia bacterium genome:
CCACCATCCGGTTTTTGGACCTGAGCATCACCCAGTGCAATTTGGGCATCATAGCTTTTTTTGTCGAGGTTGGTTGCCCTGGTTAGGTAAAGAATAGCTTGATTTAAGTCTTTATTTTTGGAAATGGTATATGCTTCTCCAATCATTATTTGTGCTTTTGCATCCTTTGATGAAAGGCAAGCTAAGGCGATTTCAAATTGTTTTTTTGCATCTTCCACTTTACCATTATCTAAAGCCAATAAACCCATTCCAACGTAATTGCCGGGGGCTTTAGGATTAAGAGCAATACCTTTTTCAAATATGGTTCGGGCCGAGTCAATTTTTCCTTGAGAATAATATAATTTACCCAAGTGGTAACTGGCGTCAGAATTACTGCCTAAAATATTCTTGAGGATGTTTTTGGCTTGATTGTAACGCTCGTTTTGGATGGAATTAATTCCTTGTTCTAAGGTTTGAGAAAATGCGTAAATGCTAGCAAATACAAGGGAAACTGATAAAATTGTCTTTTTCATGGAGACGGTGTTGCTTTTAGTAAAAGGAGGCAAAAATAGTCATTAACGGAAACCAACCACTCTTACCGGAGCAGTTGCAGGAACAATTCCTGATTTTAAAATAATTCGTTGACCTTTATCGCCTGCAACAAATGCTGCAAACCCTGTGCCAAGACCTGTTCTTCCTTCTCTGCTGATGATGTACAAGGTTCTGGTTAAGGGGTACTGTTTGGTGGCAATATAGGCCTGGTAAGGTCCAAAATATTCAGGTTTTAATGGATTGCTTTCTAAAGGTTGAATATCTAAAACTTTAATTTTACTCATAAATTTCTGTGATGCCGGATCATCGGAATCGCTAATCCAATTAACACCAATTATTCCAATGGCATTCTTGTGGGAAGCAACATATTCAATAACTTCCTGATTTGATTTTACGGCGAAACAATTTTTAGGAAAGTTTTTTTCTTTCAGGAAGTTTTCTTGAATGTATCTGGCGGTGCTACTTCCGTTATTATCGAATACTATGTTTATTGATCCCAAACCGCTGCCTTTCTTTAACGAATCCCAGGTGTATGTTCCATCAAATACACTTTTTAAATCGACATAATCCACCCTATTTAAATCATTTTCAGGATGTACAATGAGGGCTAAAGCATCATAGGCTATTTTTGCGGTGGTAGGAAATATTTTTTTTGATTTGAAATATGCCTTTTCCTGTTCGTTTAGTTCTCTTGAACTTACCACCAAACGCATACTATCTTCCAATAGTTTTTTAAATGCTTCTTGTTCCGGAAGGTAATTAGCAACAATTTCTGCCTCCGGATAAAGGCTTTCAAAAGTGCTTACCTGGGAATCAATAATAGGTGTAAATGTTTCATCTACCGAAATAGCTATTCGTCCGCTGGTTGGGTTATCTGCCGGCTTTTTTACTTGAGTTCCACAAGAAGAAAGAATGGCCATTAAGCAGAAGGAAAGGATAATAAAATTGCTTGATTTAATCATGGTTTTCGTTTTTTTGCTAACGAAGGTTGCGAATGTAAAGTATCTTTATTCGTGTGGATGTTAAAAATTACTTATAGATGGTTTGCAGCCTTATTTTTCTTATTTTTGCACGAATTAGTTTCCTAATTCAACTCCATGCCAGCTTCCGACAACAAATTTTTAGGTGAAGGTCTCACCTACGATGATGTATTATTAGTTCCTGCCTATTCAGAAGTCTTACCTCGCGATGTCGATGTAAGTACTTACTTTACCAGGAATATTAAAATTAATGTCCCTATCGTTTCTGCCGCAATGGACACGGTTACCGATTCGAGTCTGGCCATTGCAATTGCTCAGGAAGGAGGTATAGGAGTTCTGCATAAGAACATGACCATTCAACAGCAAGCCAATGAGGTTAGAAGAGTAAAACGGTCGGAAAGTGGAATGATTTTAGATCCGGTGACTTTATTAGAGAATGCCTTGGTAGGGGATGCCCTCCAAATAATGAAGGAGAATAAAATTGGTGGGATTCCGGTAATTAATGCCAATGGAACTTTAGTTGGAATTGTCACTAACCGTGATTTGCGTTTTGAAAAGAATCCAATGCGTCCGGTGGCTGAAATAATGACCAAAGAGCATTTAGTCACCACCCATGCCCGTGACTTAAAAAAGGCCGAGGCTATTCTTCAGGAATACAAAATCGAAAAACTTCCGGTAGTAGATAAAAGTTATAAGTTGGTTGGATTAATTACCTATAAGGATATTATCAAAAACAAACTTAGGCCGAATGCTTGTAAAGATGAATTGGGTCGATTAAGGGTTGCTGCAGCAGTGGGAATTACACCGGATACCTTTGAAAGAGCTAAAGCCCTGGCCGATGTTGGGGTTGATGCTATAGTAATCGATACAGCACACGGACATTCTAAAGGGGTTATAGATACCTTAAAGGATATTCGGAAAAAATTGCCGAATATGCAATTGGTGGTTGGAAATATTGCCACCGGTGAGGCTGCAAAAGATTTGGTTAAGGCCGGAGCCGACGCAGTTAAGGTTGGAATTGGACCCGGCAGTATTTGTACTACTCGAATTATTGCAGGTGTTGGTGTGCCTCAATTAACCGCAGTTTATGAGGTTGGGAAAGCTCTTAAAGGTAGCGAAGTTCCTTTAATTGCGGATGGTGGAATCCGGTTTACCGGTGATATTGTTAAGGCTTTAGCTGCCGGCGCAAGCTGTATTATGGCCGGTTCTTTGTTTGCCGGTACCGAAGAATCTCCGGGAGAAACCGTTATTTTTGAAGGTAGAAAGTTCAAAACATATCGAGGAATGGGGTCTGTGGAAGCTATGCAAAAAGGTTCCAAGGATAGGTATTTTCAAGATGCCGAAGACGATATTAAAAAGTTAGTTCCCGAAGGTATTGTTGGAAGAGTACCATATAAGGGAAGTATTGGTGAAATTGTATATCAAATGGTCGGTGGTTTAAGAGCCGGAATGGGCTATTGCGGTGCAGCCAATATCAACAAATTGCAAAAAGCCAGGTTTATTCGAATTACCAATTCAGGTATAAGGGAAAGTCATCCGCATGGTATTACCATTACTAGTGAGGCTCCGAATTATAGTAGGTAAGATAATTAACGACTTTTGTGCTCTCCTAATTAGAAAACAGGGTACTTTTGCTTTGTCATGAATAGACTATTCAAACTTTTACTAGGTTGCCTTTTTGTTTTAAATGCCATCTTGGTGCAAGCTCAAAATGCTGAGTCTAAAAAGGAAAAGGAATTAATTCAGTTTTCCGGTGTGGTATTAACCCATGATAGTTTAACTCCTGTTCCATATACCTCTGTTATGATAAAGGGAACCAACCGGGGTACCTTATGCGATTATTATGGTTTCTTTTCCTTTGTTGCTGCCAAAGGAGATACTATCCAGTTTTCGTGCATTGGCTTCAAAAGAGCATCCTATGTAATTCCTGATTCACTTACGGGTGGTAGGTATAGTTTAATTCAAGTGCTGATACCGGATAATATCTTTTTGAAAGAAATTTCTATCTACGCCTTTCCAACGAGAGATCAATTTCGTCAAGCCTTCATGAATTTGAAAATTCCAAATGATGATTATGAAAGGGCAAAATTAAATTTGGATCAACAAATTATGTTGGAGAAGTATGAAACTTTGTCACTCGATGGTAAAGAAAACTATGCCTTGGCGATGCAACGTCAAACCGCTATTTTATATCACACCGGGCAATATCCTACATATAATATTTTCAATCCAATTGCCTGGGCAAAATTTATTCAGGCCTGGAAAAATGGTGATTTAAAAGATAAAAGGAAAAAATAGCAAAATCTGCAGAATACCCCTCTAACCGGGTATTTTCCTGATTTGATTTGTCATTATTCCAGCTAGTTGTCGGGCTATTTCTTAATAACCGGGAAAGTCTTGCATTTGATGCAATTCTGGTTTTTTTTGTCAGACCCTGCTTCTTCCAATTGCATATCTGTAATAGTCCAATGATGCTTCGCACTACTTTTCCCAAACAGCTTTTGCATTGGTATTTATCCCTGTATTTTTCAATATAATTTTGGGACTATTTTTTCCAAAAAGATTGGTAAAGAACTATCAGGTTGAGGTTGCGCCTCGGGCAACGATAGAGGCAAGTAGCCCACAGGCCCGCTATGGCGCTAGCCTAGCGGGACGAGGACTACAGCCGAAAGCGTGACCCGAACGCCCATCTTGCAGGACTTGAACTTTGCAACAAATTTTGTTGGGCGGAGGGGGCCCGCATACCAGAAATTTAAAATAATAACCAGTTTGTTCTAATTAACTTTTACAGCATTGCCAGGTTACTTTCCTAGTACACGTTTGATTTCGTTTAACTTCATTAAAGCCTCTACAGGAGTCAAGGTGTTAATGTCGGTTTTGAGAATTTCTTCCTTAATTTGAGATAGAACCGGATCGTCTAATTGGAAAATGCTTAATTGGAAATCAGGTGTGGTTGAATCGGATTTTCCTGTTTTTTTTCCGGATTTTTTGTCGGTTAGAACTTCGGAAGAATGATCTTTTTCCAGATGAGAAAGAATCTGATTTGCCCGTTCAATAACCTTTTTAGGCATACCTGCCATTTGAGCTACGTGAATACCGAAGCTATGTTCGCTACCTCCTTCCACCAACTTTC
Encoded here:
- a CDS encoding substrate-binding domain-containing protein — translated: MIKSSNFIILSFCLMAILSSCGTQVKKPADNPTSGRIAISVDETFTPIIDSQVSTFESLYPEAEIVANYLPEQEAFKKLLEDSMRLVVSSRELNEQEKAYFKSKKIFPTTAKIAYDALALIVHPENDLNRVDYVDLKSVFDGTYTWDSLKKGSGLGSINIVFDNNGSSTARYIQENFLKEKNFPKNCFAVKSNQEVIEYVASHKNAIGIIGVNWISDSDDPASQKFMSKIKVLDIQPLESNPLKPEYFGPYQAYIATKQYPLTRTLYIISREGRTGLGTGFAAFVAGDKGQRIILKSGIVPATAPVRVVGFR
- the guaB gene encoding IMP dehydrogenase, whose amino-acid sequence is MPASDNKFLGEGLTYDDVLLVPAYSEVLPRDVDVSTYFTRNIKINVPIVSAAMDTVTDSSLAIAIAQEGGIGVLHKNMTIQQQANEVRRVKRSESGMILDPVTLLENALVGDALQIMKENKIGGIPVINANGTLVGIVTNRDLRFEKNPMRPVAEIMTKEHLVTTHARDLKKAEAILQEYKIEKLPVVDKSYKLVGLITYKDIIKNKLRPNACKDELGRLRVAAAVGITPDTFERAKALADVGVDAIVIDTAHGHSKGVIDTLKDIRKKLPNMQLVVGNIATGEAAKDLVKAGADAVKVGIGPGSICTTRIIAGVGVPQLTAVYEVGKALKGSEVPLIADGGIRFTGDIVKALAAGASCIMAGSLFAGTEESPGETVIFEGRKFKTYRGMGSVEAMQKGSKDRYFQDAEDDIKKLVPEGIVGRVPYKGSIGEIVYQMVGGLRAGMGYCGAANINKLQKARFIRITNSGIRESHPHGITITSEAPNYSR
- a CDS encoding carboxypeptidase-like regulatory domain-containing protein, producing the protein MNRLFKLLLGCLFVLNAILVQAQNAESKKEKELIQFSGVVLTHDSLTPVPYTSVMIKGTNRGTLCDYYGFFSFVAAKGDTIQFSCIGFKRASYVIPDSLTGGRYSLIQVLIPDNIFLKEISIYAFPTRDQFRQAFMNLKIPNDDYERAKLNLDQQIMLEKYETLSLDGKENYALAMQRQTAILYHTGQYPTYNIFNPIAWAKFIQAWKNGDLKDKRKK
- a CDS encoding DNA mismatch repair protein MutS, with product KLVEGGSEHSFGIHVAQMAGMPKKVIERANQILSHLEKDHSSEVLTDKKSGKKTGKSDSTTPDFQLSIFQLDDPVLSQIKEEILKTDINTLTPVEALMKLNEIKRVLGK